The following proteins are encoded in a genomic region of Dialister hominis:
- the frr gene encoding ribosome recycling factor encodes MYEQEMNQLSEKMDKSITALKNEFTTIRTGQANASLLDRVFVEYYGSRTPVTQVASVTVPEARLLVVQPWDKTLLKDIEKAILQSDLGLVPMNDGNLIRMAIPQLTEERRKELVKIVNKKSEEAKVAIRNIRRDGNDFLKKEEKNSDVSKDVIKGMEEKVQKLTDNKIKELETVTEKKIKEIMSV; translated from the coding sequence ATGTATGAACAGGAAATGAATCAGCTTTCCGAAAAGATGGACAAGTCCATTACTGCATTGAAAAACGAATTTACAACAATCCGTACCGGCCAGGCTAATGCCAGCCTCCTCGACAGGGTTTTCGTGGAATATTATGGCAGCCGCACACCGGTTACACAGGTTGCATCTGTGACTGTTCCGGAAGCAAGACTCCTCGTAGTGCAGCCTTGGGATAAAACTTTGCTGAAAGATATTGAAAAAGCAATCCTTCAGTCCGATCTCGGGCTGGTTCCCATGAATGATGGCAATCTGATCCGCATGGCCATCCCGCAGCTGACAGAAGAACGCCGCAAAGAACTGGTCAAGATCGTTAATAAAAAATCTGAAGAAGCTAAAGTTGCAATCCGCAATATCAGACGTGACGGCAATGATTTCCTGAAGAAGGAAGAAAAGAACAGTGATGTTTCCAAGGATGTCATTAAGGGAATGGAAGAAAAAGTCCAGAAATTGACTGACAATAAGATCAAGGAACTGGAAACCGTTACAGAAAAGAAAATCAAGGAAATCATGTCTGTTTAA
- the pyrH gene encoding UMP kinase: MLKLSGESLANDKGFGIDPEVVYRLAGEIKEACETGIEVAVVVGGGNIWRGLKGSQGGMDRASADYMGMLATVINSVALQDALEKLGVSTRVQTAIEMRQIAEPYIRRKAIRHLEKGRVVIFGAGTGNPYFTTDTTAALRSAEIEADVMLMAKKQTDGVYDADPKFHPEAKMFTHLTYNDVLQKQLAVMDNTAITLCMNNSIPIVVFNIDVPGNIVKACKGETLGTLIEGE, from the coding sequence ATGCTTAAATTATCTGGTGAATCTCTCGCCAATGACAAAGGTTTTGGTATTGATCCGGAAGTAGTTTATCGTTTAGCTGGTGAAATTAAAGAAGCATGCGAAACAGGAATCGAGGTTGCTGTAGTAGTCGGCGGCGGTAATATCTGGCGCGGACTGAAAGGCAGCCAGGGCGGCATGGACAGAGCATCAGCTGATTACATGGGCATGCTTGCTACCGTTATCAACTCAGTGGCTCTTCAGGATGCTCTTGAAAAGCTTGGCGTCAGCACCCGCGTACAGACCGCCATTGAAATGAGACAGATTGCTGAACCGTATATCCGCAGAAAAGCTATCCGTCATCTGGAAAAGGGAAGAGTTGTTATCTTCGGTGCAGGTACCGGCAACCCGTACTTCACAACAGATACGACAGCAGCACTCCGCAGTGCAGAAATCGAAGCAGATGTTATGCTCATGGCTAAGAAGCAGACCGACGGCGTATATGATGCAGATCCGAAATTCCATCCGGAAGCAAAGATGTTCACGCATCTCACCTATAATGATGTTTTGCAGAAACAGCTGGCTGTTATGGATAACACAGCCATCACTCTGTGCATGAACAATTCTATACCGATCGTTGTATTCAATATTGATGTACCAGGAAATATAGTCAAAGCATGCAAGGGTGAAACCTTGGGCACTTTAATTGAGGGGGAATAA